One genomic region from Streptomyces sp. NBC_00457 encodes:
- a CDS encoding amidohydrolase family protein → MSDQGAVLHVKGRVLVGPDDVRDELWVIGGRISYDRPAGARDVRTVEGWALPGLVDAHCHVGLGPHGPVDAAVAEKQALTDREAGTLLIRDAGSPSDTRWIDDREDLPKIIRAGRHIARTRRYIRNFAHEIEPDDLVAYVAQEARRGDGWVKLVGDWIDRDLGDLAACWPREAVAAAIAEAHRLGARVTAHCFAEDSLRDLVESGIDCIEHATGLTDDLIPLFAERSVAVVPTLVNIATFPQLAAGGETRYPRWSAHMHRLHERRYDTVRNAYDAGIPVYVGTDAGGSLAHGLVAGEVAELVTAGIPPVQALSATAWGARRWLGRTGLEEGAPADVVVYQVDPRADVRVLADPRTVVLNGRVVG, encoded by the coding sequence ATGAGCGATCAGGGTGCGGTGCTGCACGTGAAGGGCCGGGTCCTCGTCGGGCCCGACGACGTCCGCGACGAACTCTGGGTGATCGGCGGGAGGATCTCGTACGACCGTCCCGCCGGCGCCCGTGACGTCCGGACCGTCGAGGGCTGGGCCCTGCCCGGCCTGGTCGACGCGCACTGCCATGTCGGCCTGGGCCCGCACGGACCGGTCGACGCGGCCGTCGCCGAGAAACAGGCGCTGACGGACCGGGAGGCCGGGACCCTGCTGATCCGGGACGCCGGCTCGCCCTCGGACACCCGCTGGATCGACGACCGCGAGGACCTGCCGAAGATCATCCGGGCCGGCCGGCACATCGCCCGCACCCGCCGCTACATCCGCAACTTCGCCCACGAGATCGAACCGGACGACCTGGTCGCCTACGTCGCCCAGGAGGCCCGGCGCGGCGACGGCTGGGTCAAGCTGGTCGGCGACTGGATCGACCGCGACCTCGGCGATCTGGCGGCGTGCTGGCCGCGGGAGGCGGTGGCGGCGGCGATCGCGGAGGCCCACCGCCTCGGCGCCCGCGTGACGGCCCACTGCTTCGCCGAGGACTCCCTCCGCGACCTCGTCGAGTCCGGCATCGACTGCATCGAGCACGCGACCGGCCTCACGGACGACCTGATCCCCCTCTTCGCCGAACGCTCCGTCGCCGTCGTCCCCACCCTCGTCAACATCGCCACCTTCCCCCAACTCGCCGCCGGCGGCGAGACCCGCTACCCCCGCTGGTCCGCCCACATGCACCGCCTCCACGAACGCCGCTACGACACCGTCCGCAACGCCTACGACGCCGGCATCCCCGTCTACGTCGGCACGGACGCGGGCGGCTCCCTGGCCCATGGTTTGGTGGCGGGCGAGGTGGCGGAACTGGTCACGGCCGGAATCCCGCCGGTGCAGGCCCTGTCGGCGACGGCGTGGGGGGCGCGGCGGTGGCTGGGCCGGACGGGTCTGGAGGAGGGCGCACCGGCGGACGTCGTCGTGTACCAAGTGGACCCACGCGCCGACGTACGGGTGCTGGCGGACCCGCGCACGGTAGTGCTGAACGGGCGCGTCGTCGGCTAG
- a CDS encoding transporter substrate-binding domain-containing protein — MKTTLGRRTRILAATTATAGLVLVVGCSSDGDGGGGTKTAAGGVEVVKAGKLTTCTHLPYPPFQSEIDGKVQGFDVSLIDLVAKDLGVQQDIVDQPFENFKTGGSLNAGQCDLAAAGMTITDERKKNVDFSDPYFEATQGVLVDKKSGITSFAQLKGKDVGAQAQTTGEDYAKSKGLDPVSLESSDAVLNALRTGQVEAVVIDYPVVQGWLKDKANAAAFDVAEQINTGEQYGFSVKKGNTKLVDAINKALADAKADGTYKKLYGQWIGPYDEAAASPSAS; from the coding sequence TTGAAGACGACCCTCGGGCGCCGCACCCGCATTCTGGCGGCCACCACCGCGACGGCCGGGCTGGTGCTCGTGGTCGGCTGTTCCTCCGACGGCGACGGCGGCGGGGGTACGAAGACCGCGGCCGGCGGCGTCGAAGTCGTCAAGGCGGGCAAGCTCACCACCTGCACGCACCTGCCGTACCCGCCGTTCCAGTCGGAGATCGACGGCAAGGTGCAGGGCTTCGATGTCTCCCTGATCGACCTGGTCGCCAAGGACCTGGGCGTCCAGCAGGACATCGTCGACCAGCCCTTCGAGAACTTCAAGACCGGCGGCTCCCTCAACGCCGGCCAGTGCGACCTGGCCGCGGCCGGCATGACCATCACCGACGAGCGCAAGAAGAACGTCGACTTCTCGGACCCGTACTTCGAGGCCACCCAGGGCGTGCTGGTCGATAAGAAGAGCGGCATCACGTCCTTCGCACAGCTCAAGGGCAAGGATGTCGGCGCCCAGGCGCAGACCACCGGCGAGGACTACGCCAAGAGCAAGGGCCTCGACCCGGTCTCCCTCGAGTCCTCCGACGCCGTCCTCAACGCCCTGCGCACCGGCCAGGTCGAGGCCGTCGTGATCGACTACCCGGTCGTGCAGGGCTGGCTGAAGGACAAGGCCAACGCCGCCGCCTTCGACGTCGCCGAGCAGATCAACACCGGTGAGCAGTACGGCTTCTCGGTGAAGAAGGGCAACACCAAGCTCGTCGACGCCATCAACAAGGCGCTCGCGGACGCCAAGGCGGACGGGACGTACAAGAAGCTGTACGGGCAGTGGATCGGCCCGTACGACGAGGCCGCGGCCTCCCCGTCGGCCTCATGA
- a CDS encoding pyridoxal-phosphate-dependent aminotransferase family protein, whose protein sequence is MAHPFLDLAPLSAAHFASVEDRVARLLGTRQDVVIMQGEALLPLEGAIRAAAGPGTTALNVITGPYGQTFGDWLRDCGATVIDLAVPFHTAVTAAQIRDAFAEHPEIDFVSLVHAEAATGNTNPVAEIGEVVRRHGALFYLDAVASVGAEPVLPDAWGVDLCVIGAQKAMGGPAGVSAVSVSERAWARMAANPRAPRRSYLSLLDWKERWIDGGRRALPHAPAQLEMLALEACVARIEADGPDTVMARHACAAAATRAGASALGGGLEPYVYEAADAAPVATTLRAPAGVVASELVARALAWDPALPLAAGGGALAKEMIRVNHYGADATRGAVQASLAALGAALAEKGLKVDLAGARRAAESAWV, encoded by the coding sequence ATGGCCCACCCATTCCTCGATCTGGCCCCGCTGAGCGCCGCGCACTTCGCGTCCGTGGAGGACCGCGTGGCACGACTGCTGGGTACCCGGCAGGACGTGGTGATCATGCAGGGTGAGGCGCTGCTGCCGCTGGAGGGGGCGATCCGCGCGGCCGCCGGGCCCGGCACGACCGCGCTGAACGTGATCACCGGGCCGTACGGGCAGACCTTCGGCGACTGGCTGCGGGACTGCGGCGCCACGGTGATCGATCTCGCGGTGCCCTTCCACACGGCGGTCACCGCCGCGCAGATCCGGGACGCCTTCGCCGAGCACCCGGAGATCGACTTCGTGTCGCTGGTGCACGCCGAGGCCGCGACCGGCAACACCAACCCCGTCGCGGAGATCGGCGAGGTCGTACGGCGGCACGGCGCGCTCTTCTACCTGGACGCCGTCGCCTCCGTGGGGGCCGAGCCGGTGCTGCCGGACGCGTGGGGCGTGGACCTGTGCGTGATCGGGGCGCAGAAGGCGATGGGCGGGCCCGCGGGGGTGTCGGCGGTGTCGGTGAGCGAGCGGGCGTGGGCGCGGATGGCGGCGAATCCCCGGGCGCCGCGCCGGTCGTATCTCTCGCTGCTCGACTGGAAGGAGCGGTGGATCGACGGCGGGCGCCGGGCGCTGCCGCATGCCCCGGCCCAGCTGGAGATGCTGGCGCTGGAGGCGTGCGTGGCGCGGATCGAGGCGGACGGCCCGGACACCGTGATGGCCCGGCACGCGTGTGCCGCCGCGGCGACGCGGGCGGGCGCGTCGGCGCTGGGCGGCGGGCTGGAGCCGTATGTGTACGAGGCCGCGGACGCGGCGCCGGTGGCCACGACGCTGCGGGCGCCGGCGGGGGTGGTGGCGTCCGAGCTGGTGGCGCGGGCGCTGGCGTGGGATCCCGCGCTGCCGCTGGCCGCGGGCGGGGGCGCGCTGGCCAAGGAGATGATCCGGGTGAACCACTACGGCGCCGACGCGACGCGGGGAGCGGTCCAGGCGAGTCTGGCGGCGCTGGGGGCGGCGCTCGCCGAGAAGGGGCTGAAAGTGGATCTGGCCGGCGCCCGGCGGGCGGCCGAGAGTGCCTGGGTGTAG
- a CDS encoding sirohydrochlorin chelatase has protein sequence MTTAPPALLIAGHGTRDDAGAEAFRDFVRELGLRHPELPVAGGFIELSPPPLGDAVTELVERGVQRFAAVPLMLVSAGHAKGDIPAALAREKERHPGISYTYGRPLGPHPALLNVLERRLDEALGGRRPQDRADVTVLLVGRGSTDPDANAEVHKAARLLWEGRGYAGVETAFVSLAAPDVPSGLERCVKLGARRIVVLPYFLFTGILPDRVKQQTEGWAAAYPEIEVRSAEVIGPEPELLDLVMERYEEAVKGDLRMNCDSCVYRIALPGFEDKVGLPQQPHFHPDDDGHHHHGHHHHGGHAHAH, from the coding sequence GTGACCACCGCGCCGCCCGCCCTGCTCATCGCCGGCCACGGCACCCGGGACGACGCCGGAGCCGAGGCGTTCCGCGACTTCGTACGGGAGTTGGGGCTCCGCCACCCCGAACTGCCGGTCGCGGGCGGCTTCATCGAGCTGTCCCCGCCGCCGCTCGGCGACGCGGTGACCGAGCTGGTGGAGCGGGGGGTACAGCGGTTCGCCGCCGTTCCGCTGATGCTGGTGTCCGCCGGGCACGCCAAGGGGGACATCCCGGCGGCGCTGGCCCGCGAGAAGGAACGGCACCCGGGGATCTCGTACACCTACGGCCGTCCCCTGGGCCCGCACCCGGCGCTGCTGAACGTGCTGGAGCGGCGGCTGGACGAGGCCCTGGGCGGGCGCCGGCCCCAGGACCGGGCGGACGTCACCGTGCTGCTGGTCGGGCGGGGGTCCACGGACCCCGACGCCAACGCCGAGGTGCACAAGGCGGCCCGGCTGCTGTGGGAGGGGCGCGGATACGCGGGCGTGGAGACGGCGTTCGTGTCGCTGGCCGCGCCCGACGTGCCGAGCGGGCTCGAGCGGTGCGTGAAGCTGGGCGCGCGGCGGATCGTCGTCCTGCCCTACTTCCTGTTCACCGGCATCCTGCCGGACCGGGTCAAGCAGCAGACCGAGGGCTGGGCCGCCGCGTACCCCGAGATCGAGGTGCGGTCGGCCGAGGTCATCGGCCCGGAGCCGGAGCTGCTCGATCTGGTGATGGAGCGGTACGAGGAGGCCGTCAAGGGCGATCTGCGCATGAACTGCGACTCCTGCGTCTACCGCATCGCACTGCCCGGCTTCGAGGACAAGGTGGGTCTGCCGCAGCAGCCGCACTTCCACCCCGACGACGACGGCCACCACCATCACGGTCACCACCATCACGGCGGACACGCCCATGCACACTGA
- a CDS encoding amino acid ABC transporter permease gives MTDVTVQPKKKGLTRRQKRRVSRGIQYTVFLAAVIAFAVSADWDRLQNQFAQADIAEQMFPDVITLALKNTVLYTLSGFVFGLVLGMVIALMRLSSVGPYRWLASVYIEIFRGLPALLIFIFVGVAVPLAFPGTEIPGGTYGKVALALGLVSAAYMAETIRAGIQAVPKGQMEAARSLGFSPARAMISIIIPQAFRIILPPLTNELVLLFKDSSLVLFLGVTLEERELSKFGRDLASQTANSTPILVAGLCYLLVTIPLGFVVRRMEAKAQEAVK, from the coding sequence ATGACGGACGTCACCGTACAGCCGAAGAAGAAGGGCCTGACCCGGCGCCAGAAGCGCCGGGTCTCGCGCGGCATCCAGTACACCGTCTTCCTCGCGGCCGTGATCGCCTTCGCGGTCTCGGCCGACTGGGACCGGCTGCAGAACCAGTTCGCGCAGGCGGACATCGCCGAACAGATGTTCCCGGACGTCATCACGCTGGCGCTGAAGAACACCGTGCTCTACACCCTGTCCGGCTTCGTCTTCGGACTGGTCCTCGGCATGGTGATCGCGCTGATGCGGCTGTCGTCCGTCGGCCCGTACCGCTGGCTGGCGAGCGTCTACATCGAGATCTTCCGCGGTCTGCCCGCCCTGCTGATCTTCATCTTCGTCGGCGTGGCCGTGCCGCTCGCCTTCCCGGGCACGGAGATCCCCGGCGGCACCTACGGCAAGGTCGCGCTCGCGCTCGGCCTGGTGTCCGCGGCCTACATGGCGGAGACGATCCGCGCGGGTATCCAGGCGGTGCCCAAGGGGCAGATGGAGGCGGCCCGTTCGCTGGGCTTCTCACCGGCGCGGGCGATGATCTCGATCATCATCCCCCAGGCCTTCCGGATCATCCTGCCGCCGCTGACCAACGAGTTGGTGCTCCTGTTCAAGGACTCCTCCCTCGTGCTGTTCCTCGGCGTCACACTGGAGGAGCGGGAACTGTCCAAGTTCGGCCGCGACCTGGCCAGCCAGACCGCCAACTCCACGCCGATCCTGGTCGCGGGCCTGTGCTACCTGCTCGTCACGATCCCGCTCGGCTTCGTCGTACGCCGCATGGAGGCCAAGGCCCAGGAGGCCGTGAAGTGA
- a CDS encoding amino acid ABC transporter ATP-binding protein, producing the protein MTRPEIHVRGLHKSFGDNEVLRGIDLEINQGEVVCVIGPSGSGKSTLLRCVNLLEQPTKGQVFVGGTELTDPDVDIDAVRRRIGMVFQQFNLFPHLSVTENLTLPQRRVLGRGKAEAAKVAAENLERVGLSEKATAYPSSLSGGQQQRVAIARALAMGPEVMLFDEPTSALDPELVGDVLAVMRMLANEGMTMMVVTHEMTFAREVADRVVFMDGGVIVEDGTPDQVITNPAHERTRHFLSRLLDPAMAEVEEETSDQVGKSE; encoded by the coding sequence GTGACCCGTCCAGAGATCCACGTCCGGGGCCTGCACAAGTCCTTCGGCGACAACGAGGTGCTGCGCGGCATCGACCTGGAGATCAACCAGGGCGAGGTCGTGTGCGTGATCGGCCCGTCCGGCTCCGGCAAGTCCACGCTGCTGCGCTGCGTGAACCTGCTCGAACAACCCACCAAGGGCCAGGTCTTCGTCGGCGGTACGGAACTCACCGACCCCGATGTCGACATCGACGCGGTACGCCGCCGTATCGGCATGGTCTTCCAGCAGTTCAACCTCTTCCCGCATCTCTCGGTGACCGAGAACCTCACGCTGCCGCAGCGGCGGGTGCTGGGGCGGGGCAAGGCGGAGGCCGCGAAGGTCGCCGCCGAGAACCTGGAGCGGGTGGGTCTGTCCGAGAAGGCGACGGCGTACCCGTCGTCCCTCTCCGGCGGCCAGCAGCAGCGCGTCGCCATCGCCCGCGCGCTGGCGATGGGCCCCGAGGTGATGCTGTTCGACGAACCCACGTCGGCGCTCGACCCGGAGCTGGTCGGGGACGTCCTGGCCGTCATGCGCATGCTCGCCAACGAGGGCATGACCATGATGGTCGTCACCCACGAGATGACCTTCGCCCGCGAAGTCGCCGACCGCGTCGTCTTCATGGACGGCGGAGTGATCGTCGAGGACGGCACCCCGGACCAGGTCATCACCAATCCGGCCCACGAACGCACCCGCCACTTCCTGTCGCGGCTCCTGGACCCCGCGATGGCCGAAGTCGAGGAGGAGACGTCGGACCAGGTGGGGAAGTCCGAGTAG
- a CDS encoding SCO1860 family LAETG-anchored protein: MNGTNFRMPARRFATVATATALAAGPAALAGAGPAHATDEGRANAVVLRTGLDVSLLNKTVNVPLTVSLNEVRAPQSAEKAALTAKLNGVEGGQPIQVLQADAAAAKATVADGTAQASTDLAHAKVHVPGLPLLSLIELEGVTSKATCEAGEKPSASSNLLGAVTVLGKKVTVSTGGTTDVKVPGVGEVRLDLSKTETTSRTAAATALELTVSVNPLKLNVAEVTGTLTLAEATCEAPAAPAASTAPSEDPAADVKPQGAPAEDGLAETGGNSATPYLAAGAIALVVAGGGAVVLSRRRRS; this comes from the coding sequence TTGAACGGCACCAACTTCCGTATGCCCGCACGGCGTTTCGCCACCGTCGCGACGGCCACCGCCCTGGCCGCCGGTCCCGCCGCCCTGGCCGGCGCGGGGCCCGCCCACGCGACCGACGAGGGCCGTGCCAACGCCGTCGTCCTGCGCACCGGGCTCGATGTGTCCCTGCTCAACAAGACCGTGAACGTCCCCCTTACCGTCTCCCTCAACGAGGTGCGGGCGCCCCAGAGCGCCGAGAAGGCCGCGCTCACCGCCAAGTTGAACGGCGTCGAGGGCGGACAGCCGATCCAGGTGCTGCAAGCCGACGCGGCGGCGGCGAAGGCGACCGTCGCCGACGGCACGGCGCAGGCCTCCACCGACCTCGCCCACGCCAAGGTCCATGTCCCCGGCCTGCCGCTGCTGTCGCTCATCGAGCTCGAGGGCGTGACGTCGAAGGCCACCTGCGAGGCCGGCGAGAAGCCGAGCGCCTCCTCCAACCTGCTGGGCGCCGTCACCGTACTGGGCAAGAAGGTCACGGTGTCCACCGGCGGCACGACGGACGTGAAGGTGCCCGGCGTCGGCGAGGTCAGGCTGGATCTGTCGAAGACGGAGACGACGTCCCGTACGGCGGCCGCCACCGCCCTCGAACTCACCGTCTCCGTCAACCCGTTGAAGCTCAACGTGGCCGAAGTGACCGGCACGCTCACCCTCGCCGAGGCGACCTGCGAGGCACCGGCGGCACCCGCCGCGTCCACCGCCCCGAGCGAGGACCCGGCGGCCGACGTGAAGCCCCAAGGCGCCCCGGCCGAGGACGGGTTGGCCGAGACCGGCGGCAACTCGGCGACCCCGTACCTCGCGGCCGGAGCGATCGCCTTGGTCGTGGCGGGCGGCGGTGCGGTGGTGCTGTCACGCCGTCGCCGGAGCTGA
- the cobJ gene encoding precorrin-3B C(17)-methyltransferase, translated as MIGLISATAAGAAARDRLAAAWPERTRVYDGPVGDAVRAAFAECEQLVCFLATGAVVRLVAPLLSDKRADPGVVCVDEGGRFAVSLVGGHEGGANELALEVGELLGARPVVTTATDAVGLPGLDTLGLPVEGAVPAVSRALLDGEPVALVAEVPWPLPPLPVAARGAYTIRVTDRTVEPAEREVVLRPPSLVVGVGASRNAPVDEVLGLIEGTLREAGLSGRSIAELATVDAKAEEPGIVAAAERLGVPLVTYSAEELAAVEVPNPSDAPLAAVGTPSVAEASALVGGGELLVPKRKSAMVTCAVVRRPARGRLAVVGLGPGARDLLTPRAKAELQRAAVLVGLDQYVDQIRDLLRPGTRVLESGLGAEEERARTAVAEARRGQAVALIGSGDAGVYAMASPALAEASDDIDVVGVPGVTAALAAAAILGAPLGHDHVSISLSDLHTPWEIIERRVRAAAEADIVVTFYNPRSRGRDWQLPKALAILAEHRAGTTPVGVVRNASRPDESGRLTTLAALDPATVDMMTVVTVGNTATREIAGRMVTPRGYRWQAPQEGAE; from the coding sequence GTGATCGGCCTCATTTCCGCCACCGCGGCGGGCGCGGCTGCGCGGGACCGGCTGGCTGCGGCCTGGCCGGAGCGGACTCGGGTGTACGACGGCCCGGTCGGGGACGCCGTACGGGCCGCGTTCGCGGAGTGCGAGCAGCTGGTGTGTTTTCTGGCCACGGGGGCGGTGGTGCGGCTGGTCGCTCCGCTGCTGTCGGACAAGCGGGCCGATCCGGGTGTGGTGTGCGTCGACGAGGGCGGGCGGTTCGCTGTTTCGCTGGTCGGCGGGCATGAGGGCGGGGCGAATGAACTCGCTCTGGAAGTCGGTGAGTTGCTCGGCGCGCGGCCCGTGGTGACCACGGCCACCGATGCCGTCGGGCTGCCGGGCCTCGACACGCTCGGGCTTCCGGTGGAGGGGGCCGTACCCGCGGTCTCCCGCGCCCTGCTGGACGGTGAACCCGTCGCCCTCGTCGCCGAGGTGCCGTGGCCGCTGCCCCCGCTCCCCGTGGCAGCGCGGGGTGCGTACACGATCCGTGTCACCGATCGCACGGTCGAGCCCGCCGAGCGCGAGGTCGTGCTGCGTCCGCCGTCCCTCGTCGTCGGGGTCGGCGCCTCGCGGAACGCTCCCGTCGACGAGGTGCTCGGGCTCATCGAGGGCACGTTGCGGGAGGCGGGGCTGTCCGGTCGTAGCATCGCCGAACTCGCCACCGTCGACGCCAAGGCCGAGGAGCCCGGCATCGTCGCGGCGGCCGAGCGGCTCGGGGTGCCGCTGGTGACGTACTCGGCCGAGGAGCTGGCCGCGGTCGAGGTGCCCAACCCCTCCGACGCGCCGCTCGCCGCCGTCGGCACCCCCTCCGTCGCGGAGGCGTCGGCCCTCGTCGGCGGCGGTGAACTGCTCGTGCCGAAGCGGAAGTCGGCGATGGTCACGTGTGCGGTCGTACGACGCCCCGCGCGCGGGCGTCTCGCGGTGGTCGGGCTCGGACCCGGCGCCCGGGATCTGCTCACCCCGCGGGCGAAGGCCGAACTCCAGCGCGCCGCCGTGCTCGTCGGCCTGGACCAGTACGTCGACCAGATCCGCGATCTGCTGCGGCCCGGCACCCGGGTGCTGGAGTCGGGGCTCGGTGCGGAGGAGGAGCGGGCGCGGACCGCGGTCGCCGAAGCCCGGCGCGGGCAGGCCGTCGCGCTGATCGGCAGCGGGGACGCGGGCGTGTACGCGATGGCCTCCCCCGCGCTCGCGGAGGCCTCCGACGACATCGACGTCGTCGGCGTACCCGGCGTGACCGCGGCGCTCGCCGCCGCCGCGATCCTCGGGGCACCGCTCGGCCACGACCATGTGTCGATCAGCCTGTCCGACCTGCACACGCCCTGGGAGATCATCGAGCGGCGGGTGCGGGCAGCGGCCGAGGCGGACATCGTCGTGACGTTCTACAACCCGCGCAGCCGGGGCCGCGACTGGCAGCTGCCGAAGGCGCTCGCGATCCTCGCCGAGCACCGGGCGGGGACGACACCGGTCGGAGTCGTACGCAACGCCTCACGGCCGGACGAGTCCGGCCGGCTGACGACCCTCGCCGCCCTGGATCCGGCGACGGTCGACATGATGACCGTCGTGACCGTGGGCAACACGGCGACCCGCGAGATCGCGGGCCGCATGGTGACGCCGCGCGGCTACCGCTGGCAGGCACCTCAGGAGGGCGCCGAGTGA
- the cobC gene encoding Rv2231c family pyridoxal phosphate-dependent protein CobC: protein MHTDGGHDLRHHGDAEVRDDGSALVDLAVNVRADTPPAWLRARIAESLTSLAAYPDGRAARAAVAARHGVAPDRVLLTAGAAEAFVLLARALKVRQPVVVHPQFTEPEAALRDAGHTVDRVLLRPEDDFRLDPAAVPEEADLVVIGNPTNPTSVLHPAGTIAELVRPGRTLVVDEAFMDAVPDEQEALAGRTDVPGLVVLRSLTKTWGLAGLRIGYVLAAPETIADLERAQPLWPVSTPALAAAQACVEPQALAEAAHAAHRIAADRAHLVAGLREFDGLRVVAPAEGPFVLIRLAHAAAVRRRLRALGFAVRRGDTFPGLDEEWLRLAVRDRSTVDSFLHALRQALAGP, encoded by the coding sequence ATGCACACTGACGGCGGCCACGATCTGCGGCACCACGGTGACGCCGAGGTGCGCGACGACGGATCGGCCCTCGTGGACCTTGCGGTCAATGTCCGCGCCGACACTCCCCCGGCGTGGCTGCGCGCCCGGATCGCCGAGTCACTGACCTCCCTCGCGGCCTACCCGGACGGGCGGGCCGCGCGGGCGGCGGTGGCGGCACGGCATGGGGTCGCCCCGGACCGGGTGCTGCTGACCGCGGGGGCCGCCGAAGCGTTCGTGCTGCTGGCGCGGGCGCTGAAGGTGCGTCAGCCGGTCGTCGTGCACCCGCAGTTCACGGAACCAGAGGCCGCGCTGCGGGACGCCGGCCACACCGTCGACCGGGTGCTGCTCCGGCCGGAGGACGACTTCCGGCTTGACCCGGCCGCCGTACCGGAGGAGGCCGACCTGGTGGTGATCGGCAATCCGACCAACCCCACCTCGGTGCTGCATCCGGCCGGCACGATCGCCGAACTCGTCCGTCCCGGACGGACGTTGGTGGTCGACGAGGCGTTCATGGACGCCGTGCCGGATGAGCAGGAGGCGCTGGCCGGGCGGACGGACGTACCGGGACTGGTCGTCCTGCGCAGTCTGACCAAGACGTGGGGTCTGGCGGGCCTGCGCATCGGCTACGTGCTCGCCGCCCCGGAGACCATCGCCGACCTGGAGCGGGCCCAGCCGCTCTGGCCGGTGTCCACACCCGCGCTGGCCGCGGCACAGGCCTGCGTGGAGCCTCAGGCGCTCGCGGAGGCGGCCCACGCGGCGCACCGCATCGCCGCCGACCGGGCCCATCTGGTCGCCGGGCTGAGGGAGTTCGACGGACTGCGGGTCGTGGCGCCCGCCGAGGGGCCCTTCGTCCTCATACGCCTGGCGCACGCGGCCGCCGTACGGCGACGGCTGCGCGCGCTGGGGTTCGCGGTGCGGCGCGGAGACACTTTCCCGGGTCTGGACGAGGAGTGGCTGCGGCTGGCCGTACGGGACCGCAGCACGGTCGACTCCTTCCTCCACGCCCTGCGCCAGGCGCTTGCCGGTCCCTGA
- a CDS encoding precorrin-8X methylmutase: protein MNRVVHPIEEESYRRLRARLDTSHFPPLTRAVVERVIHSAADLDYATDLVMDEGELEKAHAALHAGAPVVVDVEMVAAGITRRETVCRLKDAEAGPGLTRSAHAIRLAYEQVGPGALWVIGNAPTALEELLTLDASPALVIGLPVGFVGATESKAALRESGLPAVSNVSEKGGSAVAAAALNALLYHPASPSDSPSEEKQ, encoded by the coding sequence GTGAACCGTGTGGTCCACCCCATCGAGGAGGAGTCCTACCGGCGGCTGCGCGCCCGCCTGGACACCTCGCACTTCCCGCCGCTGACCCGGGCGGTGGTGGAGCGGGTCATCCACTCCGCCGCCGATCTCGACTACGCGACCGATCTCGTCATGGACGAGGGCGAGCTGGAGAAGGCGCACGCGGCGCTGCACGCCGGGGCGCCCGTCGTCGTCGACGTCGAGATGGTGGCCGCCGGGATCACCCGGCGTGAGACCGTCTGCCGGCTCAAGGACGCCGAGGCCGGGCCGGGGCTGACCCGTTCGGCCCATGCGATCCGGCTCGCCTACGAGCAGGTCGGTCCGGGTGCCCTCTGGGTCATCGGCAACGCGCCCACCGCGCTGGAGGAGCTCCTGACGCTGGACGCCTCCCCCGCGCTCGTCATCGGTCTGCCCGTCGGCTTCGTCGGCGCGACCGAGTCCAAGGCCGCGTTGCGCGAGAGCGGGCTGCCCGCTGTCAGCAACGTGTCCGAGAAGGGCGGTTCGGCGGTCGCCGCCGCCGCGCTCAACGCCCTGCTGTACCACCCCGCTTCGCCATCCGATTCGCCATCCGAGGAGAAACAGTGA